From Heteronotia binoei isolate CCM8104 ecotype False Entrance Well chromosome 17, APGP_CSIRO_Hbin_v1, whole genome shotgun sequence, one genomic window encodes:
- the DNALI1 gene encoding axonemal dynein light intermediate polypeptide 1 yields the protein MIPPADSLLRYETPVLVSRNTEKRSPKARPLKASPQLLPPPGPVPPTKGKVPSPTVDPSKQAEEILNAILPPREWVEENQLWIQQVSSTPSTRMDVVHLQEQLDLKLQQRQARETGICPVRRELYSQCFDELIRQVTINCAERGLLLLRVRDEIRMTIAAYQTLYESSVAFGMRKALQAEQGKSDMERKIAELEDEKKELERQVNEQKAKCEAIEKRELERRQVEEKKHTEEVQFLKRTNQQLKAQLEGIIAPKK from the exons ATGATCCCGCCCGCGGACTCGCTGCTCCGTTATGAGACGCCGGTGCTGGTGAGCCGCAACACCGAGAAGCGGTCGcccaag GCCCGGCCGCTGAAAGCCAGCCCGCAGCTGCTGCCGCCCCCCGGGCCAGTCCCTCCTACCAAGGGCAAGGTGCCGTCGCCCACCGTAGATCCTAGCAAGCAAGCGGAAGAAATCCTCAATGCCATCCTGCCGCCCAG AGAATGGGTGGAGGAGAACCAGCTATGGATCCAACAGGTGTCGAGCACCCCCAGCACACGCATGGATGTGGTGCATCTGCAAGAGCAACTGGACCTCAAGCTCCAGCAGCGCCAAGCCCGGGAGACGGGCATTTGCCCTGTGCGGCGGGAGCTCTACTCTCAGTGCTTCG ATGAGCTGATACGGCAGGTGACCATCAACTGTGCCGAGCGGGGACTTCTGCTGCTGCGTGTGCGGGATGAGATCCGGATGACAATAGCAGCCTATCAGACTCTGTATGAGAGCAGCGTTGCATTCGGCATGCGGAAGGCGCTACAAGCTGAGCAGGGCAAATCAGATATGGAAAGAAAA ATTGCAGAGTTAGAAGATGAGAAGAAAGAATTGGAGCGGCAAGTAAATGAACAGAAGGCCAAATGTGAAGCCATTGAAAAACGAGAGCTTGAACGGCGGCAGGTGGAGGAGAAGAAGCACACTGAGGAAGTCCAATTCCTTAAGCGGACCAATCAACAACTTAAG